The Lathyrus oleraceus cultivar Zhongwan6 chromosome 5, CAAS_Psat_ZW6_1.0, whole genome shotgun sequence genome includes the window ACTAACTTTATGTCTCTCATGTCCATACTCTAATTTGTTTGCACAAAATCATCCTCCATACAAAGCTGTGAATCTTGGAAACTGGCTTCTGGTTGAAGGGTGGATGCTACCTTCTCTCTTTGATGGAATTCTCAACAAAGATCTCTTGGTATGTTTGTATCACTCTTATATAGTTAAAACATTAATACATTGAAATGGACAACTTTGTTTATGTATGATGATTTTAGGATGGAACTCAAGTACAACTTTTGTCCACAAAGTTTCAAACATATCTTAGTGCCGAAAATGGGGGAGGAGATGTTATTGTCGCAAACCGCGGTTCGGCTTCTGGTTGGGAAACATTTAGGGTAATATAATTGTGGACTTGCATGCTGTTGAAGGTTCTCAAAATGGTAATGATCATAGCGGAACAAGAGATGGATATACCGAATGGGGTGATTCTTACATACCTCAAACAGTCTCTGTCATAGAATTCTTGGCAAAAAGGTTTTGTATCTCAGACTTTCGATACAAGGAGTCAGTCGTTAGTTAAATCACAGAGACACTGATATGTTTATATATCGTTCATTTAGTATATGCTTAATCGAAATGAAATAAACTAGTCTTGAATTCCAACTATATATGATGTTATGGCCTCATTATACTTGAAAATGAATTTGTTGACAGATATGGTAATAGAGAAAGTTTAGGAGGAATAGAGGTGATGAATGAGCCACAAGGTGTGAATCTTGATAGCTTGAAGAAGTATTACAAGGAAGCTTATGACGCTGTGAGGAAATACAGCCCGAATGCTTATGTGATCATGTCGAATCCATTAGATGCGGATTCGAAAGTTCTTCTGTCATTTGTTAATGGCTTCAACAAAGTGGTCCTTGATGTGCATTACTATAATCTGTATTCAGACAGGTTCGATAACATGAATGTTCAACAAAATATTGACATCATAAGAAACGAAAGAGCCTCGGATTTGAGCGGTGTCTCTTCAACAAACGCTCTTAGTTTTGTCGGTAAAAACGAAATCCTAGTCGAAAAATTAGGCGTATAAATTGATGGTTTTGTTAATGGTTTATCCTTTTGGTGTATAGGAGAATGGAGCATAAAAAATGCGTCTAAAGAAGAGTACCAAAGGTATGCAGAAGCACAAGTAGAAGTGTATTCTGATGCAACATTTGGATGGGCTTATTGGAGCTATAAATGTCAGTATAACCATTGGAGTCTCAAGTGGATGATTGATAATGGTTACATAAAACTATAAATGTGAATGAAATTCTGATTGTTACTAAACCTTTTTGCTAACAAGTCTATGATAGAGACTGTCTGAGGTATCCATATCAGCGCGACTTCTGGGTGAAAGCTCAAGACAATCGAAGAATTGTGACGTTCACTGTCATTGACAACATAGGGAAGATTGAGTTCACCAACTTTAAGCTCAAGATACATGCAGATGTAAGGGCTAGTGGAATACATTTTTCCGTTTCGAAACAAAAGCTCCACTCAAATTGGAAGCAGCGATTTCAAGATCGGTGGAAGATATTATGAAGATGTTGAACCGTCTACCTGAATATTGAAGTGTAATATTACATTTTACGTTAAAATCATCTATCTAATGTCAATTTTATGTTATGAATGATAACTTTATTTTGTCAAATTATGTATGTTTTTATTGTATGCTTCTGCTGCTGGTGTGTAAACATTTCGGAAATATATCTATGAAAATATatcggagatgcatctccggtaTTAAAAAAACTCAATCTATAGGGCATCACTCAGAATAGACTATGTTGATGTGTATTGGGTGCGTCCAGAGATGCATTTTCGAAAACTGTAGGACATTTTAGTATTTTTGCGTGGTGCTAAAAATCATATAGAATGCATTAAGAAATTTTGTTGTTAGAAATGAGCATTGATCGAGAATTGTATCACCTAAATATTGTATATCGCCCAATAATtaaattttgaaagaaaaaaaagtttGAGGCATGGTGTTGTAGTAGAAAAAGAGAGGTGCTAACAACAATTCACTATTATGTTAGAATTCAAACACATTCAATTATTTGTAAGAAAGTGGTTTTTCAATATGTTTTGTTTTACATTATTAAGCTTAATGAAAATGGTCTAGCTATTTCTATGCAAAGCTTCTTCaccaatgaaatttgattaaaaatACAATTGTTCTATCAAACCAGCTCATTTGATAATTGGAAAAAGACATCAGAAACAGTGATGCACCCGAACCTGCGATATCCTATTTGTTTATATTTAAAAAGTGAATTTCAGCCACTAAACTATTCCACAAAAAAACACAATCTTACTTGATTCTAATAACTTATTGTGATGTGGTTTGATCATTTGTGTTTGTGCTGTTTCCATGCATTTCTATCTGACGAAGCAATGACTCTTTCTCCAACACCGGAAGACAATTGATAGCTTTGCATAGCCTTGTATGCTTAGAAACCAAATCCTTGTAATGATGTAACAATATATCCACATCTTCCATTTCTAGATCTTTGCTCTTTGCTTCCATGTATGGATAATTTGATCCATCTTGCAAAACATCAAAATCTGCAAAGTAGTTTTAAAAGTGATTGTCACAAGAGTAAAAACTATACAAGAAAATAATAAATCAACCAGCTACCTAAAACTTTGTTGTGCATTTTAATTGACAACATGCAATCATTCTTCTCTTGATGTTTCATTTGACATGTAGAGTGTGATTCATTTGTGAGTTTGTTGGCCAATTTGGCTTCTTGCATGCACTCTTCAAATTTGATTTCATCCATGGAGAGGGATTTGGCATTCAAGTCAATTATAAATGTTTTGGCTGAGACAAGATTTGTGAAATAATATTCAGCTTCAGAGATGAGTTTTGTTTGTCTTCTATACAACTTGATGAATTTCAGGTTTGAATGTAACATTGGAGGATTGGCCTGAAAATTACAAAAGGAAAAAGAAATTAGTATAAAAAATCAAAGGGTTGTTACTAGAACTGGCTAAATGGTTCCGGTTGGTCAGACATATGCCCGATTTGTCATCTTTTATTCACGGGTTGGTTCTAGGTTTTAAGTCCGCACATCTACTATGTCAGCCTTGTTCCGACCCGTTTTTTTATGGGCATAGATGTTGACCATGAAGGCATCGATTTTTGTAAATTTTAACTTTTAGTGTCCAATGTATGTGTTTGTCAGGTCCGTCCTGCTTTGATCACATTTTCTGTGGGGCGTGTCAGAGTTTTAAGGTTGCATGCGCTACTATATTTGACTGTCCTCATTCTATTCTTCTGCGATGCAAGTATGCTcgtttaattttttttatattatcGTTTAAACAGAGTTAAATTCAATGTTTTAAAAATTGGGTCAAAGATCAAAACCTCGGACCTATGATCAAATTAATCGGATTAAAACTATATTGGACAATTGAATATATGTATTATTACCAAAAGGGGCTTGCCTTGCCTTGATGGTAACATATATAAGCAGAGGGAGAAAATCGTCAGCTCCAGCTGGAACATGCTCAGACATTGCATCATTGAGCAACAAATTGTTGATAACCCTACAACAATTCATTATGCTTGAAAGCTTCTCTTGTGGAGCTTTGAATGCATTCATTTTCTGCAATTCCTTCTCCGCAAGCTATAAATACcataaaaaaatgaaattaatcTATATCAGTCTCCAACACAATACAGAACACACGACACAGACATATGTGATTATGTTTaacttttttttaattattattaatgGATGTGTTAGTGTCGTTTCTAGCATCCGTGTCCGTGCCGTTATTCGTAGATATTAataatgcatgatgatgatgatgaggcaTAGCATACCAGCCATGAGGATTCATTATGAAGAACTGGTTGAATATCCAAATGTTGAGGCTTGAGAAAGGTTTGAAGCAACTTTATTTTTTCTGAGATTTCATGGTTAACCTTTGCTTCTTCAAGAGAAGTACAAAATGTCCGAGAGAATAATTTAGTCATTATATATTTTTCTAAACCCTGCGGATATTATAAATTAAATTGCATTCagaatataaaaaaaaatgacACATTAATTTGTAATTAAAATATGGATATTAGATCATCTTCGTAAGAACATTAGATACAGGATTGCGGATTTGAACCTGCGACGTGACATCTATTTTattagaagaaaaaaaatacCTCCATGGCACAATCAATGTCTTGTTCAGTAGCAGTTGCCCAAAGTGGATGATTTCTAATTGAAACTTCCATGGATGAAAAGAAGTCTTGAACTCTTTTCCCATCATTTTCAGGTTTTGGTTGATAAAATGAAAATGATACTATAAAGCTAATAAAAAATAATTTCAAGTAATAATTAGCACAAAACacataaaataaaacaaaacaaagtTAATTATAACTTACACGAAATAAAATTGATCATGTTTTTATTCTCACTCGAGAATTAGTCTCTAGTACAGTACAGTAATAGAGTTGAACGAATTATACAAACAAAAAATGTATTTTGGTTGATTACCTTTTAATGGCTCGGACGAGGTCGAGCGAGGAAGGATGTCGCATACGGTAGAGAAAATCATGGAAAGATGTAgatgttgatgttgatattgATACTTCCATGGTTAGTAACAAGTATAAGAATTGAGTTTGAATTGAATGTAGTGAAAGAAGAAGAACAAgatttgcaaataaaacaaaGAAGCAAAGTGTTTCAACCATGAGACCAAGAATTTTATGTTGTGGCACAACACGTGATTCTCAACAAACGGTAAACTTAAGAATGTTAGTTAGCTCAAACATCATAAATTTCATGTTTGGATTAAGGTGAGTTTTGAATAGTTTTAGCTTATAGTTAGAAGTGTCTAAAATAAGTTTAAGGTTTCTCACTTATATATACATGTTTGGGGAAAAGTTTAAGGAAAAGAAATTGTTATGTTGAAGTTAGATACTACAAATATAAGTACTAGAAACTGTGTATATAAAGAGGTTGAATATATTTTTAGTATTGATAAAATGAATTAGTTTagttttagttttgatttttatctcttttttaatttttgaaaaatatttttttaaaatttagatttagttacattttttattttaactaaaattaacttttaattttttattttaaagtgaactttttttcttttattttataatgTTTAAAAAATTTAGTTGTGAGTATGTTTGTTTTAACCTTAGAAAAATAGATATTTAATTGTATATTCAAAAAGAATTTTTATGATATTATTTTAGAAAATACTAAAAGTTTTTTTACATTTAGTGTTTATACATTAAAAGATTAACTTTTAATTTGTTTAAATTTAGTTTATATACATTAAAAgattaacttttaatttttttaataaagataatttattaaataaaaaagaAACGAGAAAAAAAATTAGGGATGTAAAATATAACCCATAAAAAAACTTACGAAATAATAGTTGGAAATGCTCGATCAatcttttaaaaaaattcaaaaatataaaTAGAAAGAAAATTTCATCAAATACCAtaatcaataaaaaaaaattgattaataTATGTAAGATATCTTAAATCTATAAAACAATATATAATGCGTAAATTTTGAAAATTGAGCTAAACAAAGGTGAATTATTGGTTATGGTTCGATTTCTCATTGTAATATTTCTTTGTATTTAAATTGTTAATACTTATAAACTAATAATGTTATaaaaaaaattggatcaaaatataattaaaattacatatttaaaaaatatttctcaaaaataatttatataaaatgttattttaaataattttaaatttaagtaattttttaaattttgaaaatttaaaatgaTTATTGGAAAGTGGAATTCAtcaaataatatttttataaataacCATTTAAACTAAATTTTTATTTAtagattttttaaaataaaattgtttataaaaatattttaaataaaaatatatcatattataaaaattattttttttaaaagttgAAAACCCTGAAATCGTCATCATTAATAATGACTATAACGTGGAACAATTGAGATTAGAATTTAGAAGTGAATTTGTGTTATTTTTGCAAAATCAAACTTTTTAAACTTTAATTTCTTATCCCACACCCTATGAGATGGAAAAACATCCTATAAAA containing:
- the LOC127083005 gene encoding vacuolar protein sorting-associated protein 9A, whose protein sequence is MEVSISTSTSTSFHDFLYRMRHPSSLDLVRAIKSFIVSFSFYQPKPENDGKRVQDFFSSMEVSIRNHPLWATATEQDIDCAMEGLEKYIMTKLFSRTFCTSLEEAKVNHEISEKIKLLQTFLKPQHLDIQPVLHNESSWLLAEKELQKMNAFKAPQEKLSSIMNCCRVINNLLLNDAMSEHVPAGADDFLPLLIYVTIKARQANPPMLHSNLKFIKLYRRQTKLISEAEYYFTNLVSAKTFIIDLNAKSLSMDEIKFEECMQEAKLANKLTNESHSTCQMKHQEKNDCMLSIKMHNKVLDFDVLQDGSNYPYMEAKSKDLEMEDVDILLHHYKDLVSKHTRLCKAINCLPVLEKESLLRQIEMHGNSTNTNDQTTSQ